A part of Desulfobacter sp. genomic DNA contains:
- a CDS encoding FAD-binding protein, which produces MGKYPYDTTTDVLVLGAGLGGIRAALAAADARPRVRVVVAASGKGPQGSSFANPNNELGIQVCINKEEKDCFVKEAASLAPPGEINLKLTRIMAEESHRALENLVQWGGRLKKDRKGKPLRMPGCFSPVQPRAYIIEALDRFYHRLVGELEKRGIVLLAGYRAVDILTVNHSSGLRVSGAALENRETKERLRIHSNSVVLAMGGGTAVHPVVLAQNGRSALILHDWCRKHKISYVNSAFTQFVWCKAEKLEYWRISAMGDAGARFKDRQGRKHPFPQSLYPLFKMRSTHAPISWGGEDRAIDKVLIDHLDARGGIEVYCSDRGWERVVMAAQVSNGGIRIDENGYTGMPGLFACGEAAGGMHGADRIGGAMVLSSQVFGRRAGRAAAEFSLKYH; this is translated from the coding sequence TTGGGAAAATACCCGTATGATACAACAACAGATGTTCTTGTCCTAGGTGCAGGGCTGGGAGGGATTCGGGCAGCCCTGGCTGCCGCCGACGCCCGGCCCCGTGTAAGGGTGGTGGTGGCCGCATCTGGAAAAGGGCCCCAGGGCTCATCATTCGCCAATCCGAACAATGAACTGGGTATCCAGGTCTGTATCAATAAAGAGGAAAAAGATTGTTTTGTTAAAGAGGCGGCATCTTTGGCCCCTCCGGGAGAGATAAACCTAAAGCTGACCAGAATCATGGCAGAGGAAAGTCATCGGGCCTTAGAAAATTTGGTTCAATGGGGGGGGCGCCTTAAAAAAGACCGGAAGGGGAAACCTTTGCGGATGCCGGGCTGCTTCAGCCCGGTTCAGCCCAGGGCCTATATCATTGAAGCCCTTGACCGGTTTTACCATCGGTTGGTAGGGGAACTGGAAAAGCGGGGAATCGTTTTGCTGGCCGGATACAGGGCCGTGGATATCCTGACGGTGAACCACTCCTCTGGTTTGCGTGTTTCCGGAGCTGCTCTGGAGAACAGAGAGACCAAAGAACGGTTACGTATCCATTCCAATAGTGTGGTTCTGGCCATGGGGGGAGGGACTGCTGTACATCCCGTCGTCCTTGCACAGAACGGCCGGTCCGCTCTAATCCTCCATGACTGGTGTAGAAAACATAAAATTTCTTATGTGAACAGCGCCTTTACCCAGTTTGTTTGGTGCAAAGCCGAAAAACTGGAATATTGGCGGATTTCAGCCATGGGCGATGCCGGGGCCCGTTTTAAGGACCGGCAGGGAAGAAAGCATCCTTTTCCGCAATCCTTATATCCGCTTTTTAAGATGAGGAGCACGCACGCGCCCATATCCTGGGGAGGAGAAGACAGGGCGATAGATAAGGTGTTGATTGACCACCTGGATGCCCGGGGAGGGATTGAGGTTTATTGCTCAGACCGTGGCTGGGAAAGGGTGGTGATGGCTGCCCAGGTATCCAATGGCGGCATCCGTATTGATGAAAACGGATATACGGGTATGCCGGGACTATTTGCCTGTGGTGAGGCCGCCGGGGGAATGCATGGGGCAGACCGTATCGGCGGGGCCATGGTGCTTTCCTCCCAGGTGTTCGGCAGGAGGGCTGGGAGGGCTGCCGCAGAATTTTCTTTAAAGTATCATTGA